GCCCTTTACCACACGTTAACAGCCCGTCGATAGTGCGGATCCCTGTACTCAAGGGCGTGTCGATACGGGGACGATTCAGGGGAGAGATCGGTTTGGCTTTTAAATTCGCGCGATGGGAAAGCATCGCCTGATTTTTACCATCAATACAGCGACCGCGACCATCCAGAACTCTTCCCAGAATCCCCTGTCCCACGGCAACGGCAGGCACCGATTGTATCAGACTGACACGATCTCCACGTCGGATCCCCGCCAGATCCTCATAAGGCAGCAACAGTGTTTCTTCATTCTGAAAACCAACGACTTCCGCTTCGATCGCAGAACCATTTTCCCGATCAATGGCACAGACGGATCCCAGCGGCGCCGGAAAACCGGAAACGGACGCCGTCAACCCGACCACGCGCGTGACTCTCCCAGTCAGACGAAAGGGTAAAATCTGCTTTATCTGTTGAGAAACATCAAACATGAAATGTGGCTAGTCCTGAGTCTGGATAATCAGCTCCTGGAAAATACGATCCAGTTGTGCTTCGATTCTGGCGTCGATAGTTCCATGCTGTGTTTCAATAATACATCCCCCTGAGGAGATCGATTCATCTTCAATTATTTCACACGTCTGACATCCCGTCAGATTGGTAATAAAGCTCTTTGCATTCTCTCCCAGGTGGGCAACATCCGTCGGATTCATCTGGAACCGGATATGCTGAGTTCCCGATGCCAGCTTGAGCGCTTCACTCATCATGGGTTTCACCGTTTCGGGATGTGTCTCGATCTCATGCCGCACCATCTTTTCGGCAATCACCAGACACATTTTGACGGCGGTTTCATCCCATGTCTGTCTCCAGTTGACCTGTTCCTGCTGCAAGCCTGATACGGCAGCCTGCATCGCCGGAAATACCGTACCCAGCTTTTCTTCCACGATCTGACTGGCCCGCGCTTCAGACCGTGACTGGATCTGATCTTCCACATCACGTGATGCATCTTCCAGTCCCTGTTGTTTTCCTGCCTGATACGCTTCCTGTTTGATCTGTTCTGCTTCTGTTCGCGCATCGATGATCATCTGACGCGTCTGGTTACGCACATTTAAGATATGATCTTCGCAGCGTTTCTCAATGTCATTGAAGTTATAGGCGATTTTTGAACCCAGCGCGCGAAACGCATCCGCCTTTAACAATTTTGCAGTTTCCAGTTCCGCCATATCTTCGACTATATCAATCCTGTTATTATTGGTTCCATCAGATTTTCAGGACAAAATTCAACATGCATCAGGTAATGTACTGCTCGCTTTCATTTCCGGCAGATACTTCAATTTCTCCCGCATCTTCCAGACGTCTGACGCTGTCCACAATCTGCTGCTGAACTGTTTCCACATCACTGACTTTGATAGGACCAAGATATTCCATTTCTTCTCGCAGCATGTCCGCTGCCCGCTGAGACAGGTTGCTGAGCACTTTCTGTTTGATCTCTTCCGAGGCGCCTTTCAGAGCAACCGCCCACTGATTAGTATCCACTTCCTTCAGCAGAGCCTGAATCGCTTTATTATCCAGTTTCACCAGATCGTCAAAGACAAACATCAGACGGCGAATTTCATCAGCCAGATCGGGAGTTTCCTGATCCATGCTTTCGAGGATCCCTTTATTGGTCATGCGGTCTGTCACGTTCAGGATCTCGGCAACCAGTTCCACTCCCCCTGCCTTTTCTGTCCCCTGACTGAACGTATTTTTCATGCGATGCTCCAGACTCTTCTCGACATCACGTATCACTTCCGGACTGGTTTGCTCCATATTAGCAATGCGTTTGATCACATCCATCTGTTTATTGGAAGGCAGCCCGGCCAGAACTTCCGCAGCCATGTTACTGGGCAGGTGTGACATGATCATGGCAATCGTCTGAGGATGTTCTTCAATGATAAATGTCAACAGGTTGTTTGCGCCCGATTTCTGCAGGAACCCAAACGGCACTGAATTCATCGTCTGATTAATACTATCCAGAATCGAGCCGGCACCTTCTTTCCCGAGTGACTGCTCCAGCAGTTCATTCACGGCAGCCAGACCGCCTCGCTCCATGGTGGTCTGCTCGCCGCGCAGGTTTGTAAATTCGGACAAGACACTGGCCTGCTGTTCTTTGGAGACATCCTGCATCCGGGCGATCATCATTGTTACTTTTTCGACATCCTCTTTGGACATCAGACTGAGTACTTCAGCGGCGAGCGCTTTATCCAGACTCAATAACAAGACAGCGGCTTTTTGTAGTTCATCCATTTTTCAGCCTGTAAAACAAGTATTACAATAACTTCGAATCAGAAAAATCAGTCTCAGGTTTTTGAGTGGATCCATTTACTCAACACCA
The sequence above is a segment of the Gimesia algae genome. Coding sequences within it:
- a CDS encoding FliH/SctL family protein, coding for MAELETAKLLKADAFRALGSKIAYNFNDIEKRCEDHILNVRNQTRQMIIDARTEAEQIKQEAYQAGKQQGLEDASRDVEDQIQSRSEARASQIVEEKLGTVFPAMQAAVSGLQQEQVNWRQTWDETAVKMCLVIAEKMVRHEIETHPETVKPMMSEALKLASGTQHIRFQMNPTDVAHLGENAKSFITNLTGCQTCEIIEDESISSGGCIIETQHGTIDARIEAQLDRIFQELIIQTQD
- the fliG gene encoding flagellar motor switch protein FliG; this encodes MDELQKAAVLLLSLDKALAAEVLSLMSKEDVEKVTMMIARMQDVSKEQQASVLSEFTNLRGEQTTMERGGLAAVNELLEQSLGKEGAGSILDSINQTMNSVPFGFLQKSGANNLLTFIIEEHPQTIAMIMSHLPSNMAAEVLAGLPSNKQMDVIKRIANMEQTSPEVIRDVEKSLEHRMKNTFSQGTEKAGGVELVAEILNVTDRMTNKGILESMDQETPDLADEIRRLMFVFDDLVKLDNKAIQALLKEVDTNQWAVALKGASEEIKQKVLSNLSQRAADMLREEMEYLGPIKVSDVETVQQQIVDSVRRLEDAGEIEVSAGNESEQYIT